DNA sequence from the Antarctobacter heliothermus genome:
GATCGCCTGCCCTTCGACCGTCAGCATGTGCATGTCACAGCCCAGCTCATTGCCGATCTGCCCGCGCGGATCGATCAATCCGCTGCGATGGTCCAGCACAAAGTTCACCGGCTGCGCGTGCAGCACCTCACGACCATAGCCAAAGTCCGGCACATCACAGGCCGACAGCACCCGCGCCACGTCCTGTTCATCTACCGTGGTGCCCATTACCTCTGCTTTACCCGCCAACCCGTAAGAACGCGGCTCGGCCCCTGAAAAGGCGGCGATGACATGATCGACCCGGATACCGGCCATCTTCTGCGCCGCCTGCACCGCCGTGCGGATCGACCGTTCGGTGGCGCCCATATCGTGCACTTCGCCGTGACGCACCCCGCGCGACCGCGTTGTCGCGGCCCCGATCACCCGGAATCCAGACTGCCCCGCCAGCGACCCGATGCCATCATCCGACGGGTCTGTTCCGTCGAAACGCAACACCAGACAGGCCACCTTGGACGACCCCACGTCCAGAATGGCCACCACGCCGCGCTGCATCGCCGCGCGACGCATGTTGCGCATCGCTCTTTGGGACTCGTAAAGTTCGATCATCGCACCACTTCCCTACCAGCCTCAATCGCCTTGATCCGCCACATCTTTTGCGTGGCGTCCTCGGTCATTCGTATTGTCGGTCTGCGCGGCAACCGCAGATCGACCACCGTCAAATCCCGCGCCAACAAGTCCAGACCCGGCGTCAGCGCCATGCCGATGGCCTGTTCCAGCGCCCGTTCCGCGCCCGCCTCGGGCAGCATGATCCGCTGATCACGGTCCAGCACCACGTCCCAGCGCCGCGCGCCGATCCGTTCAAACCCGCGCAGCCGCGCCCGCACCGGCCCGGTCAGCGCGTACAGCCGCAGCGCCTCGTCCACCGCCAGCTCCGCCGCGTCGCCCGCCACCACCGGCAGCGCCGCATAGGCCGCCCGCGCAGCGGCGGGGCCGACAAAGACCCCTTCGTCATCCAGCAATTGCAGCCCGTCAGCGGTCCGCCACAGCACAACCGGCTGGCGCTGGATCACATCCACCTGCAACACCCCGCCCTGCCGAACGCGCACCTGCGCCGTCTTGACCGCATCCAGCGCCGTCACCGTGCGCTGCACCTGCTCAAGATCCAGATCGAAAGAGCTTTTGGGAAAGTCGATCGACAGGTCTTCCCGGATCGCCGCCGCCACCTCTGGTGCCGCGCCGTCGATCGCCATCATGCGGACCTGAAACTCTGGCCGGTTCTCGACCGTGTCACGCACTTCGCTCAGCATCAGGTGAAACGCCTCGCGGTTCTCATCCACCGCGAACCACGCCGCCCCGATCCCGAAACACAGCCCAAACGGCAGCAACACCCGCAAGGTAAACCGAAAGAACGGCGTCAGCATGAGCCGTTCCAGCCGGTACTTCAGCTTGGACGCCCGCGGGTCCAGCCGCGCCATTTGCGGATCGTCATTGGCGGCCTGCGCCTCTACCTGTCGCATGAGGCCTCCTCGACCATCCAGCCGCAGAACTGGCCAAAGCTCATCCCAACCAGCGCGCCGTGCTCTGGTGACAAGGACGTCGGCGTCATGCCCGGCTGCGTGTTCGTCTCCAGCAGGATCAACCCGGCCAGCCCGCGCGCCTCATCCCAGCGGAAATCGGTGCGCGACACGCCCCGGCACCCCAGTGCCTTATGGGCGCGCAGGGCGTAATCCAGACAGGCGTCGGTGATCTCTTGCGGCACCTCGGCGGGGCAGACATGCCGCGACCCACCGGTCTTGTATTTCGCGTCGTAGTCGTACCAGCCCTCGGTGACGATATCCGTCACGCCCAGCGCCCGGTCCCCCATCACGGTTGTGGTCAACTCACGCCCCGGCACAAAGGCCTCGACCATGACAACCTCGGGCATCGCCGCATCCAGCGCTGGCGGCCCGTTGGCCGCCTCATCCACCAGATAGACCCCGACCGACGATCCCTCATTGTAGGGTTTCACCACATAGGGCGGCGTCATCACATGGCGCGCGCGCACCTCATCGGCCCGCGCCAGCAGGCTCTCGGCCACCGGCAACCCGGCGGCGCGGTACACGTCCTTGGTCTTTTCCTTGTCCATCGCAAGGGCCGAGGCCAGAACCCCGGAATGCGTATAGGGGATGCGCAGCCACTCCAGGATACCCTGAATACAGCCGTCTTCCCCCCAGCGCCCATGCAATGCGTTGAAAACCACGTCCGGGGTGAGCACTGCCAGCCGCTCGGCCACATCGGGGCCCGCGTCCAGTTCAATCACCTCGTATCCTTCGCCCCTCAAAGCGGCGGCGCATTCCCGACCGGAAACAAGCGAGACCTCGCGCTCTGACGAGGGACCACCTTTTAACACCACCACTTTCGGGATTGTCCTGCTCGACATTCCCAAATCTGCCTCAACTGCCCGGGGGCCTTGCCCCCATTCTTATTCAGGGGGGTACACCCCCATTTTTTTACAGAGGGCCAAGCCCCCGTTCTGTCTCAGGGGGAAACACCCCCATGGATCGCGCAGCGGTTCAACACCCTGTCGCTGGTTCTTGCGCGGTCACTGCCGCAATATGTTGTACAACCTGCCTGTGGTTGCCGGACCCTGCTTTTGTTGTTGTGCCAGTGGCCCTAGCTGCGGTCCGGCTCACCGACCCGCATGATTTCCCAGTGTAGCTCTATTCCGCTGTGTTGGAAAACCTTTTTTCGCACCGATTCGCCCAGCCCTTCAAGGTCCGCTGCCGTGGCGCCCCCGGTATTCACCAGAAAATTCGAATGCTTGGGCGACATCTGCGCGCCGCCCTGCGTGGCCCCGCGCATTCCCGCCTCATCGATCACCTTCCACGCCTTCAGGTCATGCACATCGTCCGCCTGCCCGGTCGAGGAAAACCCCGCCGGATTGCGGAACGTGCTGCCTGCAGTGCGGTCCTTGGTCGGCTGCGTCTCATCGCGCTTCTTCAACTGCGCATCCATCCGCGCGGCCAAGGCATCGGGATCGCCCGGCAGCCCCTCAAACACCGCCTCGACCAGCACCCAGCCCTCGGGCAAATCGCTTTGACGGTACTGCAAAGCCAGCTCCGCCGCCGGGATCACCACCAGATCGCCGTCCCGCGTCACCACGCGCACCTCGACCAGATGATCGGCCACATAGGTGCCATAACACCCCGCATTCATCCGCACCGCACCGCCAATACTGCCCGGAATGGTGCGTAGAAATGTCAGGTCAACGCCCGCCTCTGCGCTGCGCTTGGCCACATGCGCATCCAGCGCCGCCGCCCCCGCCGTCACCCGAGACCCTTCAACCGTGATACCGTTAAAGCCGCGCCCCAACCGGATCACGCAGGCCCGAATGCCGCCATCGCGCACAATCAGGTTAGAGCCGACGCCCATCGGGAACACCGGCACTTCGCGCGGCAACTCCGTCAGAAACGCACGCAGATCGTCCAGATCAGCAGGTTGAAACAGCCAATCCGCAGGCCCGCCCACGCGCAGCCATGTCAGATCGTTCAGCGGGCGGTCCGGGGTCAGCCGCCCGCGCGGGGTAGGAAGATCGCTCATGTCCGGTTGCTAGGCCGCACGACGCGCCACCGCAAGGGGATCATTCAACCTGTGGGACCATCTCGGCCTTGATCCGCCGCCAACGCCCGATCAACGCGCCCAGCCCAAGACCCAGCAACGCCGGGGCCGCGCCCAACAACCAGATCACAACATAGGCCAGCGCATCCCAGCCCTGCGCCACCTGGCTCTTGTACAGCCCCCAGGCCATCAACACCGCCAAAAGGACGGTCACTGTCCACGCAGCACTCGACATCCCATAACGCAAAAAGCCCCAACCGGCAGTCAAGCCGATCAGCGCCGCAACAGCGGGAATAACGAAAATCATCGGCGGGGCCCTCCTTGCGGCAACAGTCTTGCCGCGCAGACTCAAACCGCACCAGTCAGGATGCCCTTACCTTGCAGCGGTCTGCCGCATCCAGCGAAACATGTAGCGCACTGGCCAGCGCAACACACTCATGCCCGCGAACAGGACAAACAGCCCGACCCAAGGGCCGTTCTGATAGGTGACAAACCCGACAAGGGGGATGCCCAGCGCGATCAGCACATAGGCACGCGTCCAATGATTGTCCCGCGACGGGAGCATCGCCAGCACATTGGCCAGCAAGGCCCAAGCACAGGCGAGTATTAGCGATACCGACATTGTCTGCCCTCCGTATCCCCCCAGAGGTGGCGATAGCTTGCGCCAGTCGCGCCAATCACGCAACCCCCGCGATCTGTTCAAATGCAGAAAAGGCGATGAGTTTAAGCCTTTTACACCGATCTGTCGGCACGAAATGCCACTTTGGCCCGCCAGCGCTCCATATCCGTGTTCAGCGCCGGCATATTCTCGAGCAGACCAAATTGCCGCTCAAACGCCGTCCCCGGCCCCTCTATCCGGGCCCGTCCACACCTCGAACACCCAAGGGTCTTCGATGTTCCGACCGCGCGCGACAAAACACCCGCCGCCAAGCCAAACCGCAACGGCTTATCCCTCACCCCAGTTTCTTCTGTCCAAAAATATCCCGGGGGAGGCCGAAGGCCGGGGGCAGCGCCCCCCAAACAAAAACAGCCCCCGAAGGGGCCATTTCTTAAAGAAACGTAAAATCGTCTCTGTAACCTATTGATATCTCACACCCCACACGCTGTCCACGCGTGGACAGGGGTAGGCCGGGCTTCAGCCCGGCACCGCCTCCAGCCGCGCCGGCAACCCATTTGCCCAGGCCGAAATCGTGCCCGCCCCCAGACAGACCACCATATCGCCCGGCTGCGCCTGCTCACGGACCAGCCGCTCCAGATCGTCCTCGTCGCGGATCGCCCGCGCATGCCGGTGGCCGTGCCGGACCAGTCCCGCCACCAGATCGTCCCGCGTCGCCCCCGGAATGGGCTCTTCCCCGGCGGCAAACACCTCGGCAATCGCCACCACATCCGCCTCGTTGAAGCAGGAACAGAATTCCTCAAAGTGATGCGACAGACGGCTGTACCGATGCGGCTGATGCACCGCGATCACCCGCCCCTCACTGGCCTGCCGCGCCGCCTTCAAAACGGCGGCAATCTCGACCGGGTGGTGGCCATAATCGTCGATCACCGTGACCCCGTTCACCTCACCCACCTTGGTAAAGCGCCGGTTCACGCCGCCGAAGGCCGCCAAGGCCTTGCGAATCTCATCGCCCGACATGCCCAGATGCCGCGCCACCGCGATGGCCGACAGAGCATTGCTCACGTTGTGATCGCCCGGCATCGGCAGGGTCATGTCCTCGATCACCTCACCCGTCTGCTGGAACACCACGTCAAAATGCGCCACGCCGCCTTTGTAGGTCAGCCCCACGGCGCGCACATCCGCCTGCGCATTGAACCCATAGGTCACCACGCGCCGATCAGACACACGCCCCACCAGCGCCTGCACCTCGGGGTGATCGGTGCAGCAAACGGCCAGCCCATAAAAAGGAATGTTCGACACGAAGTCATAGAACCCGTTGCGCAGGTTCTCGATCGTGCCCCAATGTTCCATATGCTCGGGGTCGATGTTGGTCACGATGGCGATGGTTGCGGGCAACCGATTGAAGGTGCCGTCGCTTTCATCCGCCTCGACCACCATCCACTCACCCTGCCCCATGCGGGCGTTAGAGCCATAGGCGTGGATGATCCCGCCATTGACGACCGTGGGGTCAAACTCACCGGCGTCCAGCAGCGTGGCGACCATCGTGGTGGTGGTGGTCTTGCCATGCGTGCCCGCGACGGCGACGTTGGATTTCAACCGCATCAGCTCGGCCAGCATCTCGGCCCGGCGCACGACGGGAAGACCACGGCGGCGCGCCTCGTCCAGTTCGGGATTGCCCGGCTTGATCGCCGAAGAGATCACCACAACCTCGGCCCCCTCAAGGTTCGAGGCCACCTGCCCCTCGAACACCCGCGCGCCCAGGTCCACCAACCGCTGGGTGATCTTAGTTGATTTCAGATCAGAGCCCTGCACCGAATAACCGTGGTTCAGCAGCACCTCGGCGATGCCGGACATGCCGATGCCGCCGATGCCGACGAAATGGATCGCGCCCACATCGCCGGGCAGCTTTGTCGCGCCGGTCATGCAGGCGCCCCGCTCAATCCCCAAGTCCTTCATCTACCGTGCCCTCATCGTTTGTTGTTATGCCTGCCAGTTCTTCGACCAGCGCGGCCAAGTGGTCCGCCGCCTCGGGTTTGCCCACCCGCAGCGCCGCTTGGACCATCCGGATCGCGCCCTGCTCATTGCTCAGAACCGCCTGGATCGCCTCTGTCACCGTCTCGATTGTCAGTTTTGTTTCCGGGATGCGGATAGCCGCGCCAGCATCCACCAGCGCCTGCGCGTTGGCCATCTGATGATCGCCTGTCGCATGCGGATAGGGGATCAGGATGCTGGGCCGTCCGATCACCGCAATATCCGCCACCGACGACGCGCCAGAGCGCGAGATCACCAATTGCGCCTCACTCATGCGGGCAGGCACATCATGAAAGAACGGCTGCACATCCGCGTCCAAACCGTGTTCGGCGTAGTAAGTCGCCACGCGCAGCTCATCCTCGTCCCGCGCCTGATGGCTGACGCGCAGGTTGCCGACCATCTCCAGCGGCAGCGCCGCAATCGCGGGTGGCACGATGTCCGACAGCGCCCGCGCGCCCTGAGAGCCGCCGATCACAAGGATCGACATCGGATAAGGTCCGGGCGCGATATAGCCCGCGCCCGCCCGTTCCCGCACCGTCAGGCGCACCGGGTTGCCGGTATGGATGCCCTCGACCCCTTCGGGCAGGTCAGTCGGCCAAGTGCCGCAGGCCATGACGTCAACCTTGCTGGCAAACCAGGTGTTCACTTTGCCCAGGACGCCGTTTTGTTCGTGGATCATGCGCGGCAATTTCATCAGCCAAGCGGCGGTCAGCGCCGGGACACTGGGATAGCCGCCAAAGCCGACCACCACGTCGGGGCGATCCCGCCGCATCCCGATCATCGCCGACACAACGCCCGAGGCCAGCCGGAACGGCACCAGCGCCTTTGCCAGCACCCCGCCACGATCAAACGTTGCAGAGGCCACGGTTTCGATTTCGACCGCTTCAGGAAAGGCGCCGGTATAGCGTGCGCCGCGCTGGTCGGTTGACAGCTTTACCCGCCAGCCGCGCGCCAGCATGATTTCCGCAAGGGCCTGCGCAGGGAACATATGTCCACCTGTGCCGCCCGCCGCCATCACCAGCAAAGGCTTGCGCTCGCCCATTTACCCAACTCCGTAACCGATCCACGCGCGGATATATCATCCCCACGTCCTCGTCCATGACAAGGGGAAGACCGGCAGGTTCCTGCCCATAAGGCCGGTGTCACCGCGCCCGTCCGCGCAAAATGTCGCGGATTTCGCCTTGAGGGCGCGACCGGGTAAAGGCCAGCAGCATCCCCACCGCGATGCCACCCGCGATCAAAGACGATCCGCCGTAACTGACAAAGGGCAGCGTCATGCCTTTGGCCGGCAACAACCGCACCGCAACGCCCATGTTGATCATCGCCTGCACGCCGAACATCGCCGCAAGGCCGGTGCCTGCCAGTCGGATGAACGGATCGCGTTCCCGCATCAGTCGGATCAGGCTGCGCATCACGATAGCGGCGTACAAGGTAAGGATCACCAAAACCATAAGCAGGCCGTATTCCTCAGCCGCGACGGCGATGATGAAATCTGTATGCGCGTCCGGCAGGCTCCACTTCACCTGCCCCTCACCCACGCCAACACCGAAAAAGCCCCCCTCGCGGATCGCGTTTTCGGCATAGCCAAGTTGTGAGGTTGGATCGACCTCGGGGTTCAGGAACCCGTCAAAACGGCGCTGAAAGTGCTCGGACGAGTTATAGGCCACCATGCCGCCAAGCACGACCAGCCCCGCCAGACCCACAAGCAGCAACATCGGCGCGCCGCCGACAAACCACATCACACCCCAGCCGAACAAGACCAGCGCCGCCTGGCCAAAGTCCGGTTGAAACGCCAGCATCATCACAATCGCAAACATGAGAATAAAGGAGTACATCCGCCCCGGCGGGCCGCTCAACTCTTGCCCAGCCGCCATCAGCCAAGCGGTCAGGATCACGAACAGCGGCTTGAGAAACTCGGACGGCTGCACGCTGGCAAAGCCCAGCGAATACCACCGCACTGCGCCCTTGCCGAAATCCGTGCCCAACACCGGCAAAAGCGCCAGTGCGATAAAGGCCACAAAGAACCCCATCACCGCCAAACGGCGCACCATCACCGGCCCCATCATCGAGGTCAGCACCATGGCCACCATTGCCAGCCCGCCAAAGAACGTCTGCTTTTGGACATAGTAGAACGGTGGCTGGCCGAGGCGATCCGCCAGCGGCGGCGAGGCCGCTAGCCCCAGCAACAGCCCCACACCGAACAGCATGAAAATAAAGGACAAGGTCCACTTGTCCACCGTCCGCCACCATTTCGGCAACACAGGCTCGCCACCCTTAACGGGCACCGTGCCGTAAACCATTTCTGTCATCTGAACACCGCTACTGCCTCGGACCGCCCGGTTTTCCGGGTCTGACGGTCAGTGTAGCGCAGAAATCTAAGTCACGCCAAATGAATCCGGCGACTGCCGAGGCGGTGTGCCCACGCGGCCACGTTCATCCCTGCCTTTCGCGGGATGACTCCGCGCCGCCCTCTGGCCTTTTCCTAGGTTTGCCCCTACCTCCCGCCCCATGCATGTCAACACCTTGATCCTTGGCGCAGGTGCCGCCGGACTGATGGCCGCCGCTCAGGCGGGGCCGGATGTTCTGGTCATCGACCATGCCAAAGCCCCCGGCGAAAAGATCCGTATCTCCGGCGGCGGCCGCTGCAATTTCACCAACATGTATTGCGATCCCGATAGCTTCCTGTCTGAAAACCCGCATTTCGCCAAATCCGCGCTTGCCCGCTTTACGCAATGGGAATTCATCGAAATGATCGACCGCCACGGCATCGCGTGGCACGAAAAGACGCTGGGACAACTATTCTGCGACGGGAAGTCTACCCAGATCGTCGACATGCTGTTGAAAGAGATGGAAAAGGCCGGTGCATGCCTCTGGCTGCGCACCGCAATCAAGGACACCCGCCACACCGACGGGCGCTTTGTCACGCTGCTGGAAAAAGACGGTCGGGAGATTGAAGTCACCTCTCAAAACCTGATCCTCGCCACAGGCGGCAAATCCATCCCCAAGATGGGGGCCACCGGCATCGCTTACGACATCGCGCAACAGTTTGGCCATGACCTCACGGACATCCGCCCCGCGCTGGTCCCCCTTACCTTTGGCGACCGTTTCGCGCCGCTGGCCGGGGTCGCGACAAACACACGGGTTTCAACCGAGGCGACCAGCTTTTCCGAGGCCATGCTATTCACCCATCGCGGCCTGTCCGGCCCCGCCATCCTGCAAATCTCCAGCTATTGGAGTGAAGGTCAGGAGATCGTGGTTGACCTGTTGCCGGATCTCGATCTTTCCAATCTTCTGCGGGACAAGCGCCAAACCGATGGCAAGCGTGCGCTCAGCGCCGAACTGGCCACACAACTGCCCGCACGTCTGGTGAGCTTTCTTGGTCAGGAGATTGATCTGAAAGGCAATATCGCGGATCTATCGGACATCCGTATGGATCAGCTGACAGAGGCCCTAACCGAATGGCGGCTCAAGCCCACCGGATCTGAGGGCTATCGCACCGCCGAAGTCACCCTGGGCGGCGTCTCGACCACCGGTCTCGACTCCAAGTCTCTGATGTCAAAGCACCTTCCCGGTCTGTATGTCATCGGAGAGGCCGTCGATGTTACCGGCTGGCTGGGTGGCTACAACTTTCAATGGGCTTGGGCCTCTGGCATGGCCGCGGCGCGCGACATTCAGAGCCGCGCAACCGCTTGAAATCGGACGCTATTCCTGACCTGTCGCGGACATAACGCAGGCGATGAAGTCATCCCCGCGTTGTTCAAAATTGTCATACTGATCGAAACTAGCGGCCGCCGGGGCCAGCAGAACCACCTCTCCCGGCTGCGCATCCGCAGCGGCACGGGCCACCGCCGTTGCCATGTCACCGCAGATTTCCGCTGCCACACCCGGCAGTTGCAACGCAAAGCTTTCTGGTTCGCGGCCGATCACATAGGCTTTGGCCACATGATCCAACGCAGGCTGCAACGCCCCCAAACCGCCGTCCTTCATCAACCCGCCACAGACCCAGCGAATTTTCGGGAATGCCAGAAGCGCCTTTAGCGCGGAGTCGACGTTTGTTGCCTTTGAATCATTGACAAAGGTGACGCCGTTCACCTCGGCCACCCGCTGGCTACGGTGCGGCAAACCGGTAAAACTGCGCATTGCGGCCTCGATCTCACGCGGGGCAAGGGTCAGACTGCGGCAGGCGGCGTAGGCAGCGCATGCATTCTGGTGGTTATGCGCCCCTGGCAGCCCGGCAATGTCGCGCAGATCCAATGAGGCCACCTGCCGCCCCTTGCGCCACTCTGACAAAAACCCTTTGCGCACAAAGACATACCATCCCGGCCCGCCCAGTTTTTGCCCACTGGAGACCCGGATCACACGGTCATCCGCGCGCCCCTCAGACAGTTGACCGGCCAGGTACAGCCCCTCGACCTCATCGACGCCAATGACAGCGCGGTCCGGTCCACCCTCGGCAAACAGCCGTCGCTTGGCCGCGAAATAACCGCCAAGGCCCGCGTGCCGGTCCAGATGATCAGCGGAAAAATTGGTGAAAACAGCCACATCCGGCGTCAAGCTGCGTGCCAGATCGGTCTGATAGCTGGACAGTTCCAGAACCACGACCCCGCCATCCTCCGGCGGGTCGATGTCCAGCACGCCGCGCCCGATATTGCCGGCAAGCTGGCTCTCGCGGCCCGCTGTCGTCAGGATATGATGGATCAGCGCCGAAGTGGTGGACTTGCCGTTGGACCCTGTCACCGCAATCACCTTGGGCGGTTGGTCAAACATGTCCCAATCGCCACCAAGGCTCTGAAAGAAAAGCCCGATATCGTTGTCCACCGGTACACCCGCCCGCAGGGCTGCCGCGATGGCTGCATTGGGTTGCGGATATAGATGGGGGATACCGGGCGATGTAATCAGGCAGGCCACATCGTCAAACGCCTCTGCCCGGTCCAGCCTGCGGACCTCAAACCCGTCGTCTTCGGCCCGGGCCCGGGCCGCGTCAGTGTCGTCCCAGACCACCACCCGCGCACCACCCTCGCGCAGCGCGCGCGCCGCCGACAGCCCGGATCGGCCCAACCCCAGCACCGCGACAACGGCGCCCTCGTACCCGAGAACAGGGATCATGACAGTTCTCCCACAAGGTCACAAAGGCACGCCAAGCGCCTGTTGGACATGAAGCTTCCGGTTCAGCGTACTTTCAGTGTGGCCAGTCCGATGATCGCAAGGATCAACGAGATGATCCAGAACCGGATCACGATAGTCGGTTCCGCCCAGCCCTTTTTCTCATAGTGGTGGTGGATCGGGGCCATCAGAAAGACGCGCTTGCCGGTCTGTTTGAAATACAGCACCTGAATGATGACCGACAGTGCCTCGACCACAAACAGCCCGCCGACGATGGCCAGCACAACCTCATGTTTGGTGGCTACCGCAATCGCCCCCAATGCACCGCCCAGCGCCAATGACCCGGTATCGCCCATGAAAACCGCCGCAGGGGGCGCGTTGTACCACAGGAATCCCAGACCGCCGCCAACAACCCCAGCGGCAAAGATCAGGATCTCACCAGTGCCTGGCACATAGTGCACGTCCAGATACTCGGTGAAATCGACCCGCCCCACCGCATAGGCGATCACCCCCAGCGTCGAGGTGGCGATCATCACCGGCATGATGGCGAGCCCGTCCAGACCATCGGTCAGGTTAACTGCGTTGGCCGCGCCCACAATCACGATCATGGCGAAAGGCACAAAGAAATAGCCCAGATAAACCAGCGTATCCTTGAAGATCGGAAAGGCCACGCGGTACGACAAGTCGTCAGGATGATAGGCCGCAGCCCAGAATCCGGCGATCCCGGCAATGACAAATCCCAGCAATAGCCGCACCTTGCCGGACACGCCTGCGGTGTTCTGCTTGCTCACCTTGGCGTAGTCGTCGGCAAACCCGATAGCCGCATAGGCAATCGTCACAAACAACACCATCCAGACAAACGGATTGTCCAGACGCGCCCACAGCAGGGTCGACGTAACCAGCGCCCCGATGATCAGCAACCCGCCCATGGTGGGGGTGCCCGCCTTGGCGAAATGCCCCTCGGGACCGTCAGCGCGGATCGGCTGGCCCTTCCCCTGCCGCTTGCGCAGCACGTTGATCAGCGGCGGACCAAAGAGAAAGCCAAAGATCAACGCCGTCAGGAACGCCCCGCCTGCGCGAAACGTGATATAGCGAAACAGGTTGAAGGCGTCGCCGCCGTCACTGAATTCTGTCAGCCAGAATAGCATGGCCCTCGTCCTTCCTAGCCTTCCAGATCCGGTGTCGATTGGCGCAATTTGCGGATGGCGTCAACCACGCGCCCCACCCCCATCGAAAGAGAGCCCTTGGCCAGCACAACGTCGCCCGCGTCTAAATCGCGCCCCACACGCTCGGCCATCTTGTCAGCGGTTTCGGTCCAATGACCGCGCTTTTCCGTCGGCAGGTCGCGCCACAGGTGCTGCATCAGCGGCCCGATACAATGAACAACATCAATCCGGTCCAATGCCGGGTTCTGTGCAATTACGCGGTGCAGAGCCACTTCGCTGCGGCCCAGTTCTTTCATGTCGCCAAGGTACGCGATCCGACGCCCCCGCGAGACGCGCCCAATGCCGTTGCGCGGTTCTGCCGCCGCCAGCACTTCCAGCGCAGCCGCCAGCGACGCCGGGTTGGCATTGTAGGCATCGTCGATCAGATCGACGCTGATGCGCCCATCCACCGGGTCCAGCGCAATCTTTTCGCGTTGGCCGCGCCCCGCGCCCGGCTGCCATTGGCCCAGCGCCATAACTGCCAATGCCGGATCAAGACCCAGCGCATCGGCCACAGCCAGTGCGCCCATGGCGTTGACGGCAAAGTGCCTCCCCGGAGCCAGAACCTTGAACAGACGCGTCTCAACCCCCGCCCGGCCCACGGCCACCGTGCAGGCGTCTCGCACTGTGACGCGGTACAAACGGTACTGGTTGCAGGCCTTTTCGCCAAAGCTGACGGCAAAGCGGCGCCCCGCATCGGCCTTTTCCCGCAAGATCGGGCTGATCGGCAGATCGCCGTTGAAAATGGCGGTGCCGTAGGGTTCCAGTCCATCAAAGATGGCGGCCTTTTCGCGCGCAATGCCCTCAACGCTGTCAAAGGCGGCAAGGTGTGCGGGCGCGACAATCGTGACCAGCGCCACATGCGGGCGGGTCAGCCGCGCCAAAGGTGCAATTTCGCCGGGGTGGTTCATGCCGATCTCGATCACGGCAAAATCCACATCGCGTGGCATCCGCGCCAGCGTCAGCGGCACACCCCAGTGGTTGTTATAGCTTTTCTCGGCGGCATGGACGCGGCCCTGCGCGCCCAGGACCGTGCGCAGCATTTCCTTGGTCGATGTCTTGCCGACCGAACCTGTCACCGCAACGATCCGCGCGCGGGTGCGGGCGCGCGCGGCCTCACCCAATGCTTCAAGTCCGGCCTGCACATCCTTGACGATCAATAGAGGTGCAGAGTCATCCACACCCTCCGGCACATGGCTGACCAGTGCCGCCGCCGCGCCACTGTCCAGCGCTTGTTTGACGAAATCATGACCGTCGCGCGCCGCCTTGAGCGCCACAAACAGATCGCCGGGCTTCAGG
Encoded proteins:
- a CDS encoding NAD(P)/FAD-dependent oxidoreductase, with amino-acid sequence MHVNTLILGAGAAGLMAAAQAGPDVLVIDHAKAPGEKIRISGGGRCNFTNMYCDPDSFLSENPHFAKSALARFTQWEFIEMIDRHGIAWHEKTLGQLFCDGKSTQIVDMLLKEMEKAGACLWLRTAIKDTRHTDGRFVTLLEKDGREIEVTSQNLILATGGKSIPKMGATGIAYDIAQQFGHDLTDIRPALVPLTFGDRFAPLAGVATNTRVSTEATSFSEAMLFTHRGLSGPAILQISSYWSEGQEIVVDLLPDLDLSNLLRDKRQTDGKRALSAELATQLPARLVSFLGQEIDLKGNIADLSDIRMDQLTEALTEWRLKPTGSEGYRTAEVTLGGVSTTGLDSKSLMSKHLPGLYVIGEAVDVTGWLGGYNFQWAWASGMAAARDIQSRATA
- the murD gene encoding UDP-N-acetylmuramoyl-L-alanine--D-glutamate ligase; the protein is MIPVLGYEGAVVAVLGLGRSGLSAARALREGGARVVVWDDTDAARARAEDDGFEVRRLDRAEAFDDVACLITSPGIPHLYPQPNAAIAAALRAGVPVDNDIGLFFQSLGGDWDMFDQPPKVIAVTGSNGKSTTSALIHHILTTAGRESQLAGNIGRGVLDIDPPEDGGVVVLELSSYQTDLARSLTPDVAVFTNFSADHLDRHAGLGGYFAAKRRLFAEGGPDRAVIGVDEVEGLYLAGQLSEGRADDRVIRVSSGQKLGGPGWYVFVRKGFLSEWRKGRQVASLDLRDIAGLPGAHNHQNACAAYAACRSLTLAPREIEAAMRSFTGLPHRSQRVAEVNGVTFVNDSKATNVDSALKALLAFPKIRWVCGGLMKDGGLGALQPALDHVAKAYVIGREPESFALQLPGVAAEICGDMATAVARAAADAQPGEVVLLAPAAASFDQYDNFEQRGDDFIACVMSATGQE
- a CDS encoding peptidoglycan glycosyltransferase FtsW; this encodes MTEMVYGTVPVKGGEPVLPKWWRTVDKWTLSFIFMLFGVGLLLGLAASPPLADRLGQPPFYYVQKQTFFGGLAMVAMVLTSMMGPVMVRRLAVMGFFVAFIALALLPVLGTDFGKGAVRWYSLGFASVQPSEFLKPLFVILTAWLMAAGQELSGPPGRMYSFILMFAIVMMLAFQPDFGQAALVLFGWGVMWFVGGAPMLLLVGLAGLVVLGGMVAYNSSEHFQRRFDGFLNPEVDPTSQLGYAENAIREGGFFGVGVGEGQVKWSLPDAHTDFIIAVAAEEYGLLMVLVILTLYAAIVMRSLIRLMRERDPFIRLAGTGLAAMFGVQAMINMGVAVRLLPAKGMTLPFVSYGGSSLIAGGIAVGMLLAFTRSRPQGEIRDILRGRAR
- the mraY gene encoding phospho-N-acetylmuramoyl-pentapeptide-transferase; this encodes MLFWLTEFSDGGDAFNLFRYITFRAGGAFLTALIFGFLFGPPLINVLRKRQGKGQPIRADGPEGHFAKAGTPTMGGLLIIGALVTSTLLWARLDNPFVWMVLFVTIAYAAIGFADDYAKVSKQNTAGVSGKVRLLLGFVIAGIAGFWAAAYHPDDLSYRVAFPIFKDTLVYLGYFFVPFAMIVIVGAANAVNLTDGLDGLAIMPVMIATSTLGVIAYAVGRVDFTEYLDVHYVPGTGEILIFAAGVVGGGLGFLWYNAPPAAVFMGDTGSLALGGALGAIAVATKHEVVLAIVGGLFVVEALSVIIQVLYFKQTGKRVFLMAPIHHHYEKKGWAEPTIVIRFWIISLILAIIGLATLKVR